The Sorangiineae bacterium MSr11954 DNA segment GAGCTCGGGCCGCGCGAGGCGGTGCAGGCATTGCCGCGGCTGACGAAGAAGGAAAAATTCGAGGCGTACATCGCGCACGTGATCACGCATGAAATTGGGCACACCTTGGGCTTGCGCCACAATTTCAAGGGCTCACTCCAGCCGGTGGCCTCCACCGTCATGGACTACAACCTCACCCAGGATCGCGCGCGGATTGGAAAGCCGCAGCCCTACGACTTCGCGGCCATCCGCCTTCTCTACGATCTCACCACCGAGCAGCCCCCGCAGCCGTTTTGCACCGATCCCGACGTGCTGAACGATCCGGAATGCTCCCGCTTCGACTTTGGCGCGAACCCGCTGGTCGATGACGCCATCCCCGGCTACACCACCGCGCTCGACGCGTTCCTCACCGGCGTGGTGGCGAATCCACCGGGCAACATCGTCAACCGCCTCCTCAAGTGGATCCGCGGCGGGTCGCAAGCACAGCACCTGCAAGCTTGGAACGCGGCGCTGGGGCAGCTCAAAGTGCCCGTCGATGCCGCCAAGGTCGCCACCATCCCCGGCTACGCCGCCAGGGTGGACCAAGCCACCGGCATCCTCTTTTCGCGCCTCTACCTCGATCCGGCCAACCTTCGCGGCGACACCCGCAACGCCGGCGCATTCCTGCTCGACCCGCCGTTCGACCCGCAGGTCACCCCGCGGATCATCGCCGAGCTGAAGGCGAACCTGGTCAACCTCGACTCCATCCGCTCCTACGCCACCCGGCGCATCACCGTGGCGGCGCTGAAGAAGCTCCAGCTCACCGCGGCGCTCACCGCCCTGGTCGAGGCCCGCGCCACCATTCGGGCCTCGCGCCCGGGCCTGGGCGGCGACGACGCCGTGCTCACCGACGAGCTGCTCTCCCGCATCGATGCGGCCGTGAACAGCTATTTCAACCCGTAGCAGAAACCCTACCTCGAGAACCAAGGCTCCGGGACCGCGCCGTTCATGAAATGAATCGTGTGCGGCTCGAATGGCGACGATCGCTTCGCCAAAACCGGAGCCTCGGGGCTCCCCTCGGCGAGCCCTTCGCGCGCGGACCAGTGCGGTACCTCGTTGGGGTACAGCCCGTGCAAACCGCTCTGGAACACGTCGATGACATGGGTGTGTCCGGCCACCCGGGCACCAAGAAAATGCGCGAGCCGCGCGGCGAAGTCCTGCCCCGCCTTGGCGCCAAAGGTTTCGCACGTGCGAAACCACATGAGCGCGCGCGCGTCCGGCAAAAGGCGCGCCCGCACCGCCGCCAGCGGGGCGTGGAGCGGGTGGCCCGCTTCGAGCGCGTGCGCATTCAGCACGTCGTTGGCGATGAACACCGTGCCCCACTTGCCGTGGCCCCAATATTGAATCTCGGAGATGATTTCGCCCCGATGGATGTTTACAAGCCACCCAAGAGCATCGGCCCAACTCGTCGCGCCATGATAGGCATCGACGCGATTCAGGGCGCGGTAGAGAGGCGCGCCGGTCGACCATGCCGAGCGCAAAAGGCGTTCTCCTTTTTTGGAGGTGCCGTCGAACACGAGCAATCGCAAACCCATGATCCCGAAGGATAGCTCGATTCGCGGCGGCCCCTGAGCGCGCCGAGGAACTGCGGTTTCCGCCGACGGAAGCATCGCTTCCGCGCACGGCCCCCCGTCTGCGCGCGCCGGCACGAAAAACCGTTTGAAAATTACACGCTACGATCGATGGTGCGCCCGTTGCAGTAGCCCGCCGCGGAGAGGCTACGCGACATGAAACCTTGGAGTGCAGTGTTCATTGGGATCACCGTCGTTGGGTCCATGGCCATCGGATGTTCGTCGTCGTCCGACGATCCGGCGGCCACGCCCAAGCTCAGTGGCACGTACCAAGCGACCAGCCCAGGTGCGATCACCGAGATTACCTTCTACGACTCGGCTCATTATTTCCTCTGGCGAAGCCCCTGCAGCCAACAGGAAAAATGCCTCGAGAGCGGTTCGTACGAAATCAACGCCGCGGGCACCGAGCTCGCGCTCACCGACGTCGACACCGGCCAGACCAACGTGCTGCCGTTCGAGGCGAAGAACGTGCAAAACGGCGGCAACAGCACACGGCTGCGCGCCCAGGACATGGTCGTTCCACTGGGCGATCCGCTGGTGGGCGGCGGTGGTGGCTCGCTCATCGGGGGTGGCAGCGGGGGCTCGCTGGTGGGCGACGGCGGCTCCATCGCGGGCAACGGCGGCAACTTGATGGAGCTGATTCAAGCCCTCATTCAAGCCTTTACGGCGGCCGGCCAGTCGTTCTCCAAAGGCGACAAAGGCGACGGCAACGGAGGCGGCAGCGGTGGTGGCGCCGACGCGGGGCAGGGGGGCGGCGAGAGCAACCAGGGCAACACCAGCAAGCGGGTCGACTTGAAGTACGAGGGCACGTGCCAGTTCTTGAGGAACTGCTCCACCTACTCGAAGAACATGCCCGAGGGGGAGGTCTCGTGGGGATGCCCCGGCCCGAAGGCGTGCTCCGACTCCGATCCCTGGGTCGCCGCGCCGAGCCGCTCGTACTGCGGTACGTCAAGCTCGGTCAAGACGGCCACCATGTGCGCCGCCAACGGAAAATGCGTGAGCGTCAATATCCGTGATACATCGGTTTCGGGCGATTGGGAGGCCGGCAACGCGGTCATGTCCGCGCTCGGGCTGCCGAAGGGCATCACCAAGAGCGAGCCCCCGAACTGCGCGGGATACGGCGGCGGTCGGGTGACCGTCACGTACTGATTCGTCGCACCCGTGCGGCGCTGCGCGCGGATTCACCCGTGCCCGCGCACGGCGCGCGCCAATCCATCCGCGCCGCGCACGGCCTGTGAAATTTCGAGCCTCGGTCGAATTCGTCTTGGATCGGCGGTGAGGGGTGCGTTACGAGCATCTCTTTGCCGCCGATCCGGCGCCGCGCGCGCTCCGAGGAATTCGACATGAACATACGCTGGTTCGCCCTTCCGCTCTTTGCCCTCGTTGGTTTCGCGGGCTGCGATGATTCATCCTCCGTCGTCCAGCCGCCGCCCGAGCCGTCGCTGGAGGAGTTCGAGAACCCGCCCGCGCCCGCGGCCACCGCGGTGGGCCGTGGCGGCGCCGCGGCCACCGTGGATGTGCGCGCAACCCTGGCCGCCATCTACACGCTCAAGCACGGCGGCAACGCCATCGATGCGAGCGTGGCCGCCGCCGCCGTCCTCGGTGTGACCGATCCCTTCTCATGCGGCATCGGCGGCGGTGGCTTCATGGTCGTCTACCTGGCGAAGGAGCGGCGGTTCATCACCATCGATCACCGCGAGAAGGCGCCCGGCGCGCAGACCCACGCGCTCTTCTATCGCAACGACAAACCGATCCCGACCAACGATCTTATCACCAGCGGTCTGTCCGTGGGCGTCCCCGGCACCGTGCGCGGCTGGGAGGAAGCGCTGCGCCGCTATGGCAAGCTCACCTTCCGCGAGGTGCTCCGCCCCGCCATCGTGGTGGCCGAAAAGGGCTTCGTGGTCGATGCCACCTTCGCCGATCAAACGGGCCGCAACCTCGATCGCTTCCGGCGCATCTCGAGCACGCGCAAGCTGTTCTTGACCGACGCGGGCGACCC contains these protein-coding regions:
- a CDS encoding DUF4347 domain-containing protein, with product MGLRLLVFDGTSKKGERLLRSAWSTGAPLYRALNRVDAYHGATSWADALGWLVNIHRGEIISEIQYWGHGKWGTVFIANDVLNAHALEAGHPLHAPLAAVRARLLPDARALMWFRTCETFGAKAGQDFAARLAHFLGARVAGHTHVIDVFQSGLHGLYPNEVPHWSAREGLAEGSPEAPVLAKRSSPFEPHTIHFMNGAVPEPWFSR